The following are encoded in a window of Candidatus Neomarinimicrobiota bacterium genomic DNA:
- the secD gene encoding protein translocase subunit SecD, translated as MFEKNTPRLIIIGIVLLWAVYALYPTFKYQTLDPDELETLRQTGKLDELEKRTIRRGLDLQGGMHIVLEVDIQTLYENLASNRNEKFYDVLNAARERAEKTEQDFARAFMTETEANELRLRRYYPDFGSSNQAIMSALENESVDAINRALEILQNRVDQFGVSEPTLQKQGNRRIIVELAGIQDPDRARALLESTAQLEFVLLKDPDITQDFLTRIDRSLRGREELVEVTGDTAVGMAEAGETTEAVQTRTAQEKEVTLTELFGETAPEDTTEEDTSSVLVDEQLFEERPFSSLLRNLGNDLGVPEQNVFAVRRILEMANTREILRAGAGRLAWSTDREFWNSPDGAQEAFFRLYHLDAEPGLTGGVIEEATEDLYNGQPIVSLSMNSEGAKTWSRLTGANVGRRVAIVLDKKVHMAPVIRTKITDGRTQVEGFSNMAEAKDIAIVLRAGALPAPVDIIEERTVGPSLGLDSIQMGTRSIIIGLVLVLCFMVIYYKMSGIIAAFAVSWNLILVLAVLAMLKATLTLPGIAGLILTVGMSVDANVIIFERIREEFAKGKTVKAAIDSGYSRALTTIIDANVTTILAALVLMQFGTGPLKGFAVVLFWGITISMFTAIFTTRTIFNVVTSRRHLQKLSI; from the coding sequence ATGTTTGAGAAGAATACTCCCCGTCTGATCATCATCGGCATTGTGCTCCTCTGGGCTGTCTACGCCCTTTACCCCACTTTCAAGTATCAAACGCTAGATCCGGACGAGCTAGAAACTCTCCGGCAAACGGGGAAATTGGATGAACTGGAGAAAAGGACTATCAGGCGCGGTCTTGACCTCCAGGGCGGCATGCACATCGTCCTTGAAGTAGACATTCAGACGCTGTATGAAAACCTGGCCTCCAACAGGAATGAAAAGTTTTACGATGTCCTCAATGCTGCCAGAGAAAGAGCCGAGAAGACGGAACAGGATTTTGCCCGAGCCTTCATGACCGAGACTGAGGCAAACGAGTTAAGACTGAGACGCTACTACCCCGACTTTGGATCATCCAATCAAGCCATCATGTCTGCACTTGAGAACGAGTCTGTGGATGCCATCAACCGTGCCCTGGAGATTCTTCAGAATCGCGTTGATCAATTCGGCGTATCAGAACCGACCTTACAGAAACAGGGGAATCGAAGAATCATTGTTGAACTCGCCGGCATTCAGGATCCCGACAGGGCGAGAGCGCTCCTTGAAAGTACCGCCCAGCTCGAGTTCGTACTTCTCAAAGATCCAGACATCACTCAAGATTTTCTCACACGGATCGATAGATCTCTCAGGGGGAGAGAGGAACTCGTGGAGGTGACAGGCGATACGGCGGTGGGAATGGCAGAAGCTGGGGAGACAACGGAAGCAGTGCAAACAAGGACCGCCCAGGAAAAAGAAGTGACACTGACAGAACTCTTTGGAGAAACGGCACCTGAGGATACCACTGAAGAGGATACTTCAAGCGTTCTCGTTGACGAGCAATTGTTTGAGGAGCGCCCCTTCTCATCGCTCCTGAGAAATCTGGGCAACGATCTGGGTGTTCCTGAACAGAACGTATTTGCAGTAAGAAGAATCCTGGAAATGGCAAATACCCGGGAGATTCTGAGAGCGGGTGCCGGGCGGCTGGCCTGGAGCACGGACAGGGAATTCTGGAACAGTCCCGACGGAGCTCAGGAGGCCTTCTTCCGGCTTTACCATCTCGATGCTGAACCGGGCTTAACGGGGGGCGTTATAGAAGAGGCGACGGAGGACCTGTATAACGGTCAGCCCATTGTCAGTCTGAGCATGAATTCCGAGGGCGCCAAAACTTGGTCCCGCCTAACGGGTGCGAACGTGGGCCGACGGGTGGCCATCGTCCTGGACAAGAAAGTCCATATGGCTCCCGTGATCAGGACGAAGATCACCGATGGCCGTACCCAGGTGGAAGGATTCTCCAACATGGCGGAAGCCAAGGATATCGCTATCGTACTCCGGGCGGGCGCGTTGCCTGCCCCTGTGGACATCATCGAGGAACGCACTGTGGGGCCTTCCCTTGGACTGGACTCCATCCAAATGGGGACCCGATCCATCATCATTGGCCTCGTTCTTGTGCTTTGCTTCATGGTCATCTACTACAAAATGTCCGGTATTATTGCAGCTTTTGCCGTTAGCTGGAACCTTATTCTCGTTCTTGCCGTTCTGGCCATGCTGAAAGCCACGCTGACCCTTCCGGGGATTGCGGGACTGATTTTGACCGTTGGCATGTCTGTGGATGCAAACGTCATCATATTTGAGCGAATCCGGGAAGAATTTGCGAAGGGTAAGACTGTGAAGGCCGCGATTGATAGCGGCTACTCCCGGGCTCTCACCACCATCATCGATGCCAATGTTACCACCATTCTGGCTGCGCTGGTACTCATGCAATTCGGGACAGGTCCTCTCAAAGGATTTGCTGTCGTGCTCTTCTGGGGTATTACCATCAGTATGTTCACCGCTATTTTCACCACCCGGACCATCTTCAATGTCGTCACTTCAAGACGGCACCTGCAGAAACTGAGCATATGA
- the secF gene encoding protein translocase subunit SecF has product MRFLKETHINFLGMRRFGFVVSGALILAGLVSLFLQGGPRLSIDFEGGTLVQIQFRENVDISSIRTALEMINMDNSEIQTFGAPNEILIRLKTFQETESLTAQLSNSIKQVLPHEELEFRRIETVGPKIGSELSSKALLAVFSAIAGILIYISIRFEFKFAMGAIAALVHDVLITLGIFSIMNYEISLAIIAAFLTIVGYSLNDTIVVFDRIRENLKRFKQESYVSIIDRSINESLSRTIITSLTTFVVVFTLWIAGGEVIRYFAFAMIVGVIVGTYSSIFIASPVVVIWQEKAGRGESS; this is encoded by the coding sequence ATGAGATTCCTGAAAGAAACGCACATCAATTTTCTTGGAATGCGCCGATTTGGCTTTGTCGTTTCAGGTGCCCTTATCCTGGCGGGACTGGTATCTCTTTTCCTTCAAGGGGGACCGAGACTTAGTATCGACTTCGAAGGGGGAACGCTGGTCCAAATCCAGTTCAGGGAAAACGTGGACATTTCCAGTATCCGCACGGCCCTGGAGATGATCAATATGGACAACAGTGAAATTCAAACGTTCGGTGCCCCCAACGAGATCTTGATCCGCCTCAAGACGTTCCAGGAAACCGAATCGCTCACGGCACAACTCTCGAACAGCATAAAGCAGGTTCTTCCCCACGAAGAGCTTGAGTTCAGACGCATTGAGACGGTGGGACCCAAGATCGGTTCTGAACTCAGCAGCAAAGCACTCCTTGCGGTTTTTTCCGCCATCGCAGGTATTCTCATATACATCTCCATCCGGTTCGAGTTCAAGTTTGCCATGGGAGCCATTGCCGCGCTCGTTCATGATGTCCTCATCACACTCGGCATTTTCTCCATCATGAACTATGAAATCTCCCTGGCCATCATCGCTGCTTTCCTCACCATTGTAGGGTATTCTCTTAATGACACCATCGTCGTTTTTGACCGGATCCGGGAGAACCTGAAACGGTTCAAACAGGAATCCTACGTTTCCATCATTGACCGGAGCATCAATGAATCGCTGTCGAGGACAATTATCACATCACTCACAACCTTTGTCGTTGTCTTCACTCTCTGGATCGCAGGGGGCGAGGTGATTAGGTATTTCGCTTTTGCCATGATCGTTGGTGTCATTGTGGGAACCTACTCCTCCATATTCATCGCCAGCCCTGTTGTCGTCATCTGGCAGGAAAAGGCGGGCCGGGGCGAAAGTTCCTAA
- a CDS encoding DMT family transporter: MRPKVLFLYILLCAVWSTTWLVLKISLTGTPPILGVALRFSISAFVLWMIFFQRREKLTFTRPAIKVYLGFGVLNFATSYTLTYWGTQYIYSGLSAILWATLPIFVAIMAHFMLPDDPLTIRKIVGGTVGLLGTSFIFFRGAESFEDFNLIGVLAILLAVIIAAGPNVLYKLHHQTVSPLHVNVVAQTVAAVLLFPLSWILEEPGTMVWDSVNIAALLYLALFGTVFTWSVYIWLLTQLTVTQVSAVALIPPAMAALLGWAFLGETFTPRMMVGSILILLGVLVVNLHRKPIRERGSR; the protein is encoded by the coding sequence GTGCGCCCGAAAGTTCTCTTTCTGTACATTCTTCTGTGTGCCGTCTGGAGCACCACCTGGCTTGTTCTGAAAATAAGCCTCACGGGAACACCGCCCATTCTGGGAGTTGCTCTCAGATTCTCCATTTCTGCATTCGTACTCTGGATGATTTTCTTCCAGAGGAGGGAAAAACTGACCTTCACAAGACCGGCAATAAAGGTCTATCTGGGATTCGGTGTCCTGAATTTCGCCACCTCCTATACACTCACCTACTGGGGAACCCAGTATATCTACTCCGGCCTTTCTGCCATTCTCTGGGCGACACTGCCCATTTTCGTTGCTATCATGGCTCACTTCATGCTGCCAGATGACCCGCTTACAATCCGGAAAATTGTTGGGGGAACAGTTGGTCTGCTGGGAACCTCTTTCATTTTCTTCCGAGGTGCGGAATCGTTCGAGGATTTCAATCTCATCGGTGTCCTGGCCATTCTTCTGGCGGTTATCATAGCCGCGGGACCCAACGTTCTCTATAAACTGCATCACCAAACGGTGTCACCACTTCATGTGAATGTGGTTGCCCAGACGGTTGCCGCCGTTCTACTTTTTCCCCTTTCGTGGATCCTTGAGGAGCCCGGAACCATGGTGTGGGATTCGGTCAATATCGCCGCCCTGCTCTACCTCGCTCTCTTCGGAACAGTCTTCACCTGGTCCGTCTACATTTGGCTGCTGACTCAGTTGACGGTCACTCAAGTGTCCGCTGTGGCTTTGATTCCCCCGGCGATGGCCGCATTACTGGGATGGGCGTTTCTGGGAGAGACTTTCACACCCAGAATGATGGTTGGCTCGATTCTGATCCTGCTGGGTGTCTTAGTGGTAAACTTGCACAGGAAGCCGATAAGAGAGAGGGGATCGAGGTGA
- a CDS encoding methylated-DNA--[protein]-cysteine S-methyltransferase: MIHYTFFNSPVGRISIAKSERGICRIGLPGESEDSFLAWHRKYFPGENVVKSGPALSDAVEELMRYLAGELRVFSLALDLRTSLFRQKVLEEVRTIPYGETASYKEIAERMGKPGAARAVGGANAHNPLPIVIPCHRVVAHDGTLGGYGGGLNLKEHLLQLEGAP, from the coding sequence ATGATCCACTATACTTTCTTCAACTCACCTGTGGGGAGAATATCTATCGCCAAATCGGAGAGAGGTATCTGCCGGATTGGACTCCCTGGCGAATCGGAAGATTCCTTTCTTGCCTGGCATCGAAAATACTTCCCGGGAGAGAATGTGGTGAAAAGCGGACCGGCCCTGTCCGACGCCGTGGAGGAATTGATGCGCTACCTCGCTGGCGAATTGAGAGTGTTTTCGCTCGCGCTCGATCTGAGAACGTCCTTATTCAGACAAAAGGTGCTGGAGGAGGTTAGGACTATCCCCTACGGCGAGACGGCTTCCTACAAGGAGATTGCCGAAAGAATGGGCAAACCGGGTGCCGCTCGAGCGGTGGGAGGGGCCAACGCTCATAACCCTCTTCCCATCGTTATTCCATGCCACAGAGTCGTGGCCCACGATGGAACGCTCGGTGGATATGGCGGTGGCCTTAATCTGAAAGAGCATTTACTTCAGCTGGAAGGCGCACCTTGA